GGCGGTGATGTCATCGCGCATCTGGTTGCCACAGTCCAGCAAGGCCACCGGGTACTGCCGGGCCAATCGCTGCCAGGCCATCGTCAACTCACGGCCGGTGAGGACCGCGTCGCCGGGGTCGCCGGCGAGCACTTCCAGCCCTGAGGTGGAATCCATGCCCAGGTGATGCCGGAAGTCACTGTAGGAATGCAGGTTCGGGTCGGCGAGCAGTGTTCGCCAGGTCCCAGTGCTGGGTTCGTCTATCCGCTTCGCCAGGTTGCCCGACGCCGGGTTGGCGTCGATAGCGACGACCTTGTCGCTGCGGTAATGCGCCAGCGCCGCACCGATGCCAAGGGTGGTCGTTGTCTTTGACACCCCACCTTTTTGCTGCAGCACCGCGATCACGTAGGTGCCCCGCAGGTTGACCTTCAACCGCCGGCGCAGGTCGTTCCACTCGCGCTCGCTGGCACCCGGCCCGAGGTTAATGCGGGTGGTCTTGTAAAGCCTTCTGCGCCAGCCTGTTTCCGGCGACTGCTTGTACGGACGTACTAGATCGGCTTGTCGGACTTGCGCCTGCATCGGGCCGACGGACTCGCCACCACGAGCAGGCCACGACGGTGTTTCCGGCGGACGCGGAGACCAGGCCGGCGGCGGTGTCGGAGCCGCCGGGTGTGCGCTGGGCGGCGGCCCCGCCGCCGGATACCCAGGAGGTGGACCCGGTGGTGCCGGGTAGCCGGGCACCGGCGGCCCCGGCGGCGGATATCCAGGCTGCGATGGGGGGAAAGTCCCCGGATATTGCGGCGCGGACATGGCTCCCATCGCGTGCCTGCCGCCGCTGTCTGCGTCGGCCGCCGGCTGAGGCGTTTCAGGCCAGCCTGGCGGCGGGGTGGCCGCCGGGGGCGGCGGAGGTGGTGTTTCCGGCCAGCTCGCTGCCGTGGTGGCACCTGGTGGCGGCGGTGCGGGCGTGTCCGGCCAGTCCGCTGGGGTGGCAGTGGGGTCCCCGGCGACGGGCATCCGTGGATCGGTGTGTGGGTCGTTGTGCTCGGCGGCGCCGGCGTCGGTCAGACGCTCGCCGCTCGGCTGGGACTCGGGGGGAATGCTTGCGGCATCAGCACCCGGTGCTGGATGTTCCTCCGGTTGCAGGTATCGGCTGTAAAAGTCGTTGTCGCTCACGGTGACTCGTTCCCCTTGCGCCTCACGGCCTACCTCCTAGCACTGCCTGCTGCCGTACATATCATACATACTAATGCAGTTCAGACACATATGTTGTACACCCAAATTGTTTGACTTTGGTGTGCGGTAATCGATGTCATCATTCCTTGAGTGGGGTCAGCCACCTTCGCGGGAGCGCCGCTACGGGCGTTGAGGTGCTGAATCGCCCCAGTTGCGGAAGCCCACCATCGACAACACCGCGGCGACCGCGGACTTGATTGCCGGGGTCGTGCCCGGCGTGATTAACGTCCACCACGAACCGTTGTCGCTGCGCACAGGCCCAGTTAGCACCCGGCCCTGCGAGGTATCGGTGACGGTGGCCGCGGTCCTGCTCACTTGGATCTGCCCGGACTCATCGGGGGTCATCGCGGTAATCGACAGTTCCATGATCGGGTTGTCAGCAGCAGCGGTGATCACTCGATACTGGTCACTGTCCATTCCGAGGTCGCCGAACACCACCGCTGCGCTGTGTTCGCCACGGGCGACCTTGCCCAGTCCATCGAGCAGGCCCGCGGTCGGCACCGTCACTGTATCGAACTGTGCGGGCTCGATCGCCGCACCGCACACTGGCAGGAGCCGATCGATCAAACTCGACACCGTCGCGGCGTGCCCCAGGTACTCGATGGTGATGTCATCGACGTGTTGCATGGCAGAGACGGTGATGTCCCCGCGCCGGGCGATGGCGACGCGCAAATGATTCTCGCCGCGTCGAATGAGGCAGGCCAGCACCAGATCTGGTGCTCCCAGCGTCTCCAGCCACATCCGGACTTGGGGATGTACGGCATCGCCGAACACTAGGCCTTTGTCGCGCAGAATGGCCACGCCGGGATGTCCCCAGGGTCG
The nucleotide sequence above comes from Mycobacterium sp. SMC-4. Encoded proteins:
- a CDS encoding MinD/ParA family protein — protein: MSDNDFYSRYLQPEEHPAPGADAASIPPESQPSGERLTDAGAAEHNDPHTDPRMPVAGDPTATPADWPDTPAPPPPGATTAASWPETPPPPPPAATPPPGWPETPQPAADADSGGRHAMGAMSAPQYPGTFPPSQPGYPPPGPPVPGYPAPPGPPPGYPAAGPPPSAHPAAPTPPPAWSPRPPETPSWPARGGESVGPMQAQVRQADLVRPYKQSPETGWRRRLYKTTRINLGPGASEREWNDLRRRLKVNLRGTYVIAVLQQKGGVSKTTTTLGIGAALAHYRSDKVVAIDANPASGNLAKRIDEPSTGTWRTLLADPNLHSYSDFRHHLGMDSTSGLEVLAGDPGDAVLTGRELTMAWQRLARQYPVALLDCGNQMRDDITAAVLSMADAVVVASTTRYDGAEAAQQTLNWLIAHGYPGLVNSAVMVISNVNKITPTKAVRNLHEGFERVVRAVHDIPYDPHLSDATAIDFNRLAPATRRAFIETAASVVDGFAGAADKDPGYRPQWPDQGEGWR
- a CDS encoding ESX secretion-associated protein EspG, which produces MRPTFVNRPAPTVAGPQPATSVELTRDALWLLQALCGVERMPSVLVTRPFTDTGDPAERPWGHPGVAILRDKGLVFGDAVHPQVRMWLETLGAPDLVLACLIRRGENHLRVAIARRGDITVSAMQHVDDITIEYLGHAATVSSLIDRLLPVCGAAIEPAQFDTVTVPTAGLLDGLGKVARGEHSAAVVFGDLGMDSDQYRVITAAADNPIMELSITAMTPDESGQIQVSRTAATVTDTSQGRVLTGPVRSDNGSWWTLITPGTTPAIKSAVAAVLSMVGFRNWGDSAPQRP